The following proteins come from a genomic window of Diorhabda sublineata isolate icDioSubl1.1 chromosome 7, icDioSubl1.1, whole genome shotgun sequence:
- the LOC130447124 gene encoding uncharacterized protein LOC130447124 encodes MVPSVTVTESVCVKKPLKRKSTLSKHSSRVREAKKEVVNKINTDILKDVQGEMKEYSSMDTIMDMELSISYPVEFSNSLELSDVPPHKLQFSINVPVILMRNLDAPRLCNGTRLRITNLEQNILGATILTGVGKGESVIIPRIPIIPTDLPSI; translated from the coding sequence ATGGTACCTTCAGTGACTGTCACTGAAAGCGTTTGTGTAAAAAAACCTCTGAAGCGTAAATCTACATTATCTAAACATTCGTCACGGGTCCGTGAAGCAAAAAAAGAAGTGGTTAATAAGATTAACACCGACATTTTAAAAGATGTGCAAGGAGAAATGAAGGAATATTCGTCgatggatacaattatggataTGGAACTAAGTATTTCATATCCTGTCGAGTTTTCAAATTCCCTTGAACTGTCAGATGTACCGCCACATAAACTTCAATTCAGCATAAATGTACCAGTAATACTGATGCGCAATCTAGATGCTCCTCGGCTATGTAATGGAACAAGGCTTCGTATAACAAATTTGGAGCAGAATATACTTGGTGCTACTATTTTAACAGGTGTCGGCAAGGGAGAAAGTGTTATCATACCTCGAATTCCAATTATTCCTACTGACCTTCCTTCAATTTAA